In the Hylaeus volcanicus isolate JK05 chromosome 1, UHH_iyHylVolc1.0_haploid, whole genome shotgun sequence genome, one interval contains:
- the LOC128875636 gene encoding uncharacterized protein LOC128875636, translating into MVLSRISSFPELLATVSRVSHAASVIGEVQCTRYAAVHQNRINSLHVTSVRRYPDPPTLPLPTNVSEIFANETGRFTPERSRDIAAPVLLYGKNDCKSFFTDQSTKSMEHSSIPVTCGDTHVDSYDCFGAISLNGTMQSNVPKPFCSSGKSTHLNMPGGQWARDGKYIAEDMQKSHYRSTHLPQPKLGTSGLASQILATTTLMRTVFRPTHILGMRYTTNMPKQSNPAQTADTKQQLALAKKERFRRIVKDYGSTVVVFHIGISLISLGTIYTAVISGLDLTPMITSMLNEENQDLVKILNYSSNFLLAYSIHKVFAPVRIAITFSVVPFLVQYLRRIGLLKPPKVKTN; encoded by the exons ATGGTATTATCACGCATCAGTAGTTTTCCGGAATTACTGGCAACCGTTTCTCGTGTTTCACACGCAG CAAGTGTCATAGGCGAAGTGCAGTGCACGCGGTATGCGGCGGTGCATCAAAATCGCATAAATAGTCTCCACGTGACAAGCGTCCGCCGTTATCCTGATCCCCCTACTCTGCCGCTTCCTACGAACGTCTCTGAAATATTTGCGAACGAAACCGGTCGCTTTACCCCCGAGAGGTCGCGTGATATCGCGGCACCCGTGCTGCTCTATGGAAAAAACGATTGCAAATCTTTCTTTACCGATCAATCAACAAAGTCGATGGAACATTCGAGCATTCCGGTAACCTGCGGGGACACGCACGTGGACTCGTACGATTGTTTTGGCGCGATCAGTTTGAATGGCACGATGCAAAGCAACGTACCAAAACCGTTCTGCTCTAGCGGAAAATCAACCCATTTGAACATGCCTGGCGGCCAATGGGCCAGGGACGGCAAGTACATCGCCGAAGACATGCAGAAATCGCATTATCGAAGCACTCACTTACCGCAACCAAAACTGGGCACTAGTG GTCTCGCAAGTCAGATCCTCGCAACGACCACACTTATGCGAACAGTATTTCGACCAACCCATATCCTCGGTATGAGATATACGACAAATATGCCAAAGCAGTCGAACCCTGCACAGACCGCCGATACAAAGCAACAACTGGCTTTGGCCAAGAAAGAAAGATTTCGAAGAATAGTAAAGGATTACGGATCTACCGTTGTTGTGTTTCATATAGGAATCTCTCTTATATCTCTCGGTACTATATATACAGCTGTAATTAG TGGATTAGATTTAACGCCTATGATTACATCCATGTTAAACGAGGAGAACCAAGATCTGgtaaagatattaaattattcgtcaAACTTTTTGCTAGCATACAGCATTCACAAGGTGTTTGCACCTGTCCGAATTGCGATCACATTTTCCGTAGTACCATTTCTTGTACAATACCTACGAAGAATCGGGTTGCTTAAACCTCCGAAAGTAAAAACTAACTGA